The nucleotide sequence GAAGAGAAGGATGTTATATGAGGAAGAGAACATGAGAGGTTAGTTTCTATTGGTTTTCATGATTAGTTTGAATGCTTATAGTCTTCTTCTTTTCTTGGTTATCAGTGTCATTATGATGAGAAAAGGCGAAGTTCAATTACCTGCGCGGAAACTTCCATCCCTGGTTGATCTCTGTGTTCAgaaaataatagataatataagATACCTTGGAAATGTTGGTTGTGTCGATCTACACCTGCTCGAGCGAATTTTGCCACACTGCACGGTTGATCAGTTGATGCATGTGGAGAAGGCAAGCGAAGTAAGTTAAGGTTCTCGTTTTTGTCAACTATGTATGGAGCTATCACCAGGTGAAATGGTTTGTCTAATTTCCCAATATGCTATGCAGGGAGCTGATTTGAGTCCGGTGACTGATAAGTTATGGAAAGGATTCTTTGAAAAGCAGTACGGGTCAAATTGCTCCAAGGAAGTAATGAGGAGGATGAGAGAAAAGAAAGTGTCATTTAAATGGAAGCAGTTGTACGAGGTGAATTTTTTACTTGGTCATTCTTTGATTTCTTTATCATAATTCTTTTTGGTTCGACTCGGTTATATTTTAGACGAATGGGGTGTATTCAATAAAAATTGTTAGCCGCGCTCACTACGTTAACTCTCTGCAGGCAAAACAGAAAGAAATAGCCGAGGCTGAGAAGGAAGTATCTAATCGAATCAGGAATCTGTACAAGAAAGAAGATGCAAGTATGTTCCTAGTGTGTGCATTATTGGCTACTTGTTTTAGTTTTCCTTGCCTTTCCTGCTTTGCTGAACGTGAATATCCTTTTGTCTACCTGATTTGAATCTTTCTCAACCTTTTAACATACATGTTTGTTTTATCCAAACAAAATGCTAATATAACTTGATAAACATACATGTTAACTGTTAGCTTGATGAACAATGTATTGGAATTCTGTAGAAAAACAGAGTAGGCAAGTACAGCTGTGCACTAAAACTCCTCCTTCAAGTAAAAAAAGATTCTGGGGAGGTAACTAGTTCAGTCTACTATTgtgctttatattttatttatgtttcatCAGGTTGCACTTTTAAATGTTGTTTAATCTTTGAGGATCTGTTGTAGATGGACCAGGTTACAATGTGTCAAATTTGAAGAGCAACATAATGAAGAAATCAAAGATAGAATTTCTAAAGAGGTAACTTATAATGCTGGATGGAAGCAGGGGCCTTAAGGTTTATAATAATTTCTTTTGGTCATATCAATGATCATAAGTTGGGCAAAATAAATTAGTAATATAATTATGGTTGTTTTGTTGTACAATTTTATCTTATAAATATTGACCCCTTTGTCTTTTCTTCTTTTACAGTCATGAGATGAAAAATCTTGCAGTGATGAAGAAGAATACTTTCCAGAGGACTAGTAGGTATATATGACAGCAACTTTTTGGTTAGAAACTTTTTctaagcatttttctttgttttttggcTATACATCTACCCAATTTGTAGTGTTTGTAATACTTTTACAGGAGCTAACAGTTTAGTTATTGCTTCCAAAATAATTATCTCAATCCTCACTCCCTTTTTTTGttctccttttatttttctaaacAATCTTCCATTGCTTGTTGTTCTGCAGTTCAACAAGCATTATAAGGACTGGAAGTACTTCTGGAATTGGTTCAACATCAAAAGATCCCAAATCCATCAGAAGGATGTTTTAGGAGCAAATTATGTGAGAGATGGCAATGCTATGGATCATTATTTGCTTTTAAACTGTAATGTTAGTTTCAGCTATCTTAACGCTAAGAAAAATGGCTTACTTTTCTTTGTTGTATTTATTGCATAAGTTGCATCGAGGCATGCATGGTAGTTGATGTAATGTGTTTCTTACATAAATGAAATTAGCATCTTCATACCGAATGAGTTTATGATCTAGCTGCAAAACAAAtggaaaaaaatatttacttatgAAGGGAGATGCATAAGAATATCATGGGCAGAAAGTTTGTGTAACCAATTTGTATCGtatacatttattcaatgatgTACACTTTTTGTATCCAGATACATTATTGTACCAAAAAGTGAAAGTGACTGATAAAAAGAAACGGAAGGAAGGACACAATGGATGTTACATGAACTCATCATATATGCGATCCTTCTCTTTCATGCTGAAGGCATGGCATGCAATGACTCTGCCTTAGACAGGTGAGTTCCTTGATGTGTATGAGAGAAAAGTTATGTGCTTAAAGCACATTGAATGAAAGTGAAAATGTTTAAGAAAGTTATTTGAAATGTTACCAATATTGTCCTGTCAGGAATATCTGGTATAAGGGTTTAGTATTGACTTTTTGAATAACTAGGTTATACCATTTCATTTCATCAAGTATCCAACAACCACGTTATTGCTGTTGCACTCTTGGAAGTGTTGAAGACTTGGACACcctcaagaaaatataaatgtttTTGTGACTTACGTGATGCTTAAACATATCTTAATCAGCATGTAATCCCTAAATTCGACTNNNNNNNNNNNNNNNNNNNNNNNNNNNNNNNNNNNNNNNNNNNNNNNNNNNNNNNNNNNNNNNNNNNNNNNNNNNNNNNNNNNNNNNNNNNNNNNNNNNNNNNNNNNNNNNNNNNNNNNNNNNNNNNNNNNNNNNNNNNNNNNNNNNNNNNNNNNNNNNNNNNNNNNNNNNNNNNNNNNNNNNNNNNNNNNNNNNNNNNNNNNNNNNNNNNNNNNNNNNNNNNNNNNNNNNNNNNNNNNNTATGACATATGACACGCATAAatatctctatatatatatacatctatAGAATAGATATAGGGAACTACTTGAGGTACTTGTCTTGTGTCCAAATTATTTTGTTCCTAAAATATATCGAAGTGGAGTTGAGagaaattaaatgataaaatgaaaacaaaatactAACAAGCGTCTTAAGCATTTGTGAAATGCATTCAAAAAATTAAAGGATTTATCTTTttactattatttatttattgctcAAGTGTCTTAGACAAATTCTATAAAGGCACTAATTAGGAAAAAATGGCAAATCTAGTAGGATATAATAaatgaaaaagtaaataaaataaaatccaatggaACTTCTTTATATCACcaataatgtaaaataaaatgATCACAAAACCAAGAATATTAACGAGTTTGATTTCATTCCATCCACAAATGTTACTTGGCATATATTGATTGATCCCTCTGGAACTGCAAATCCTGCTATC is from Arachis ipaensis cultivar K30076 chromosome B01, Araip1.1, whole genome shotgun sequence and encodes:
- the LOC107632897 gene encoding LOW QUALITY PROTEIN: transcription elongation factor B polypeptide 3-like (The sequence of the model RefSeq protein was modified relative to this genomic sequence to represent the inferred CDS: deleted 1 base in 1 codon) → MMRKGEVQLPARKLPSLVDLCVQKIIDNIRYLGNVGCVDLHLLERILPHCTVDQLMHVEKASEGADLSPVTDKLWKGFFEKQYGSNCSKEVMRRMREKKVSFKWKQLYEAKQKEIAEAEKEVSNRIRNLYKKEDAKKQSRQVQLCTKTPPSSKKRFWGDGPGYNVSNLKSNIMKKSKIEFLKSHEMKNLAVMKKNTFQRTSSSTSIIRTGSTSGIGSTSKDPNPSEGCFRSKLCERWQCYGSLFAFKL